The following coding sequences are from one Musa acuminata AAA Group cultivar baxijiao chromosome BXJ1-6, Cavendish_Baxijiao_AAA, whole genome shotgun sequence window:
- the LOC135675784 gene encoding uncharacterized protein LOC135675784 isoform X1 — protein MRHCASFPRPRRTNPPPPPSSSSSLSSPSSSQVAALMDLDPRLYDHVAISDSDIRNIVLSYLVHNCFKETAETFLTCTGMNQPVDYLLDMEKRKSILHFTMEGNALKAIELTDQLVPNLLEDNKDLCFDLLSLHFIDLVRSRKCMEALEFAQTKLTPFGKVPKFVGKLEDFITLLAYEEPEKSPMFHLLSPEYRENIADCLNRAILDRANLPSYSSMERLIQQAAVVRHVLHQELGKDGHPPFSLKAFLDN, from the exons ATGCGACATTGCGCCTCATTTCCACGGCCGAGAAGAACTAAtcctccccctcccccctcctcttcttcctcgcttTCGTCTCCTTCCTCCTCGCAGGTGGCGGCGCTGATGGACTTGGATCCCAGGCTTTACGATCACGTC gCAATCAGTGACAGTGATATTCGTAACATTGTCCTCTCTTATCTTGTGCATAATTGTTTCAAAGAGACAGCAGAGACATTTCTTACTTGTACTGGTATGAATCAACCTGTTGATTATCTTTTGGACATGGAGAAACGAAAAT CAATACTCCATTTCACCATGGAGGGGAATGCTCTTAAGGCAATAGAGCTTACAGACCAACTCGTGCCCAACTTACTGGAAGATAACAAAGACCTGTGTTTTGATCTCCTAAGCCTTCACTTCATTGACTTAGTACGTTCACGGAAATG CATGGAAGCTTTGGAATTTGCTCAGACCAAGTTAACGCCATTCGGAAAGGTGCCCAAGTTCGTTGGGAAACTGGAA GACTTTATTACACTCTTAGCTTATGAGGAGCCTGAGAAATCTCCGATGTTTCATCTTTTGAGCCCAGAATATCGAGAAAACATTGCAGATTGTCTGAATCGAGCTATCTTGG ATCGTGCTAATCTGCCAAGCTATTCTTCCATGGAGAGGTTGATACAGCAAGCAGCTGTGGTTAGACATGTCCTACATCAGGAACTTGGTAAG GATGGGCATCCACCATTTTCATTGAAGGCCTTTTTGGATAACTAG
- the LOC135675784 gene encoding uncharacterized protein LOC135675784 isoform X2: protein MRHCASFPRPRRTNPPPPPSSSSSLSSPSSSQVAALMDLDPRLYDHVAISDSDIRNIVLSYLVHNCFKETAETFLTCTGMNQPVDYLLDMEKRKSILHFTMEGNALKAIELTDQLVPNLLEDNKDLCFDLLSLHFIDLVRSRKCMEALEFAQTKLTPFGKVPKFVGKLEDFITLLAYEEPEKSPMFHLLSPEYRENIADCLNRAILDRANLPSYSSMERLIQQAAVVRHVLHQELGWASTIFIEGLFG, encoded by the exons ATGCGACATTGCGCCTCATTTCCACGGCCGAGAAGAACTAAtcctccccctcccccctcctcttcttcctcgcttTCGTCTCCTTCCTCCTCGCAGGTGGCGGCGCTGATGGACTTGGATCCCAGGCTTTACGATCACGTC gCAATCAGTGACAGTGATATTCGTAACATTGTCCTCTCTTATCTTGTGCATAATTGTTTCAAAGAGACAGCAGAGACATTTCTTACTTGTACTGGTATGAATCAACCTGTTGATTATCTTTTGGACATGGAGAAACGAAAAT CAATACTCCATTTCACCATGGAGGGGAATGCTCTTAAGGCAATAGAGCTTACAGACCAACTCGTGCCCAACTTACTGGAAGATAACAAAGACCTGTGTTTTGATCTCCTAAGCCTTCACTTCATTGACTTAGTACGTTCACGGAAATG CATGGAAGCTTTGGAATTTGCTCAGACCAAGTTAACGCCATTCGGAAAGGTGCCCAAGTTCGTTGGGAAACTGGAA GACTTTATTACACTCTTAGCTTATGAGGAGCCTGAGAAATCTCCGATGTTTCATCTTTTGAGCCCAGAATATCGAGAAAACATTGCAGATTGTCTGAATCGAGCTATCTTGG ATCGTGCTAATCTGCCAAGCTATTCTTCCATGGAGAGGTTGATACAGCAAGCAGCTGTGGTTAGACATGTCCTACATCAGGAACTTG GATGGGCATCCACCATTTTCATTGAAGGCCTTTTTGGATAA
- the LOC103986954 gene encoding protein CHROMATIN REMODELING 35 isoform X1 yields the protein MHFQGHKRRKINNEDSNDNCISNLKTPPLNYGKIGGSSKVIDYSNDFALTNFLERLEDGKYGSVTKEYEALHSQRMQVINFLSALQPSIASRTFQGGGSTSANLSTRQNQMKSGQHGDNLSHDIIDLEVDTMEGAANPVRIPVEQTHDAVGNISLHSSDFESVTWKGKSDAARGPLNTPPVDEDNKEETTVIIVDSDEEDASHQGKTKYDCHPDHEVLEFGASLASQIQKHISRASKLAQEVNLYQLVPYDQGIGRSVCTTNFKPNWQPSVHFEKVVLQTVDEKQRFQDVVDEKNMEMRCERQAAEAPNVVKTLYSNAEMNKENECDGNPKFVSSTAIEDISSGMGSLYEVDKVSSQSDGLEDLWKDMSLAMEYSKIDTSDDQALVQQEEECNHSYLLQDDFGLVCRICGVIQKRIDTIFDFQWTKGSRATRTYLTGPGNSKDLVAHYSGLEVSEDDFIAAELSIHPRHLKQMKPHQLEGFNFLVKNLVTDKPGGCILAHAPGSGKTFMLISFIQSFLAKYPLKKPLVILPKGILPTWKKEFQRWQVEDLPIYDFYSSKADNRSQQLEVLKLWQENKSILFLGYKQFTNIIYDKENSKVSAACREMLLKIPSLLILDEGHTPRNEDTFVLDSLAKVQTPRKVVLSGTLFQNHVREVFNILNLVRPKFLRMETSRVIVKRVLSRIYISGGRKLSKSSVDNAFYDLVEETLQHDENFKRKVTVIRDLRELTKDVLHYYKGDFLEELPGLVDFTVLLNLSAKQRVYVQKLAKFEKFKRTSMGSAVYIHPHLYDTAEKASGDRVAFFNDDKIDSLLESLNIRDGVKTKFFLNILSLAESAGEKLLAFSQYILPLKFLERLIVKTKGWHLGKEIFMISGDSTSEQREWSMEQFNNSPDAKVFFGSIKACGEGISLVGASRVVILDVHFNPSVTRQAIGRAFRPGQLKKVYIYRLVAADSPEEEFHYTSFSKEFISKMWFEWSEYCGHQNFELDEVDLASCEDLFLESPIIGEDIKAVYRR from the exons ATGCATTTTCAAGGACACAAGAGGAGGAAAATTAACAATGAGGATAGCAACGATAATTGCATATCAAATTTGAAAACTCCACCTCTTAACTATGGAAAGATTGGAGGCTCTTCTAAGGTTATTGACTACTCAAATGATTTTGCTTTAACCAATTTTCTGGAAAGGTTAGAAGATGGTAAGTATGGGAGTGTAACCAAAGAATATGAAGCTCTTCATTCTCAGAGGATGCAGGTAATCAATTTTTTATCTGCGTTACAGCCAAGTATAGCATCTAGAACTTTTCAGGGTGGTGGAAGCACTTCTGCTAATTTATCAACAAGGCAGAATCAGATGAAGTCAGGTCAACATGGTGATAACTTATCTCATGATATAATCGATCTGGAAGTTGATACCATGGAAGGTGCTGCTAACCCTGTCAGAATACCTGTAGAACAGACACATGATGCTGTTGGGAATATCTCACTACATTCCAGTGATTTTGAGTCTGTAACGTGGAAGGGAAAGTCAGATGCTGCACGTGGCCCATTGAATACACCCCCAGTAGATGAAGACAACAAAGAGGAAACCACagtcataattgtagattcagacGAAGAAGATGCAAGCCATCAAGGCAAAACAAAATATGATTGCCACCCTGATCATGAGGTCTTGGAATTTGGAGCGTCACTGGCAAGTCAAATCCAGAAGCACATATCACGAGCCAGCAAGTTAGCACAAGAAGTTAACTTGTATCAACTAGTTCCATATGACCAAGGAATTGGAAGATCAGTGTGTACTACTAATTTTAAACCAAACTGGCAGCCTTCTGTTCATTTTGAAAAGGTGGTCTTACAGACAGTCGATGAGAAGCAGCGTTTTCAAGATGTTGTT GATGAAAAGAATATGGAAATGAGATGTGAGAGACAAGCTGCTGAAGCTCCTAATGTAGTAAAGACTCTGTATTCTAATGCTGAAATGAATAAAGAGAATGAATGTGATGGCAATCCAAAATTTGTTTCCTCTACGGCAATCGAAGATATCTCATCAGGCATGGGAAGCCTTTATGAAGTTGACAAAGTATCATCACAAAGTGATGGTCTGGAAGATCTTTGGAAAGACATGTCATTAGCAATGGAATATTCAAAG ATTGATACATCAGATGATCAAGCACTTGTGCAACAAGAAGAAGAATGTAACCATTCGTACTTGCTCCAAGATGACTTTGGCCTTGTTTGTCGTATTTGTGGAGTTATTCAGAAGAGGATAGATACAATATTTGATTTCCAGTGGACGAAG GGCTCACGTGCAACAAGGACATACTTGACTGGACCAGGGAACTCCAAGGATCTAGTGGCTCACTACTCTGGCCTTGAAGTTTCAGAGGATGATTTTATTGCTGCCGAATTATCTATTCATCCAAGGCATCTGAAGCAAATGAAGCCGCATCAGCTAGAAGGCTTCAATTTCTTGGTTAAGAACTTGGTTACAGATAAACCAGGAGGATGTATTTTGGCTCATGCGCCGGGGTCTGGGAAAACCTTCATGCTTATAAGCTTCATCCAGAGTTTCTTGGCTAAGTATCCATTGAAGAAGCCTTTGGTTAtccttcctaagggtattttgccTACATGGAAGAAAGAGTTCCAACGGTGGCAGGTTGAGGATTTACCCATCTATGATTTCTACTCCTCTAAAGCTGATAACAGATCTCAGCAATTGGAAGTGTTAAAGCTTTGGCAAGAGAATAAAAGCATTCTTTTTTTGGGTTATAAACAATTTACGAATATCATTTATGATAAAGAAAACAGCAAGGTCTCTGCTGCATGTCGGGAAATGCTGCTGAAAATCCCCAGCCTTCTGATATTGGATGAAGGCCACACTCCAAGAAATGAGGACACATTCGTGCTTGATTCACTTGCAAAGGTGCAGACTCCTCGAAAAGTAGTACTTTCAGGAACCCTATTTCAGAATCATGTTAGGGAGGTCTTCAATATTTTGAATCTTGTGCGCCCTAAGTTTTTGAGGATGGAGACTTCCCGAGTCATTGTCAAGCGAGTCCTAAGTAGAATATATATATCAGGAGGTAGAAAGCTCTCTAAGAGTAGTGTGGACAACGCTTTCTATGATTTGGTTGAGGAAACACTGCAGCATGATGAGAATTTCAAAAGAAAAGTTACTGTTATACGAGACCTTCGAGAATTAACCAAGGACGTTCTTCATTATTATAAGGGTGATTTCTTGGAAGAGCTGCCTGGTCTCGTGGATTTCACTGTCCTCTTGAACCTCAGTGCTAAGCAAAGAGTGTATGTTCAAAAACTTGCCAAGTTTGAGAAGTTCAAAAGAACCTCTATGGGTAGTGCTGTCTATATCCATCCTCACTTGTATGACACAGCAGAAAAGGCTTCTGGGGACAGGGTCGCATTTTTCAACGATGATAAGATCGATAGCTTGTTAGAATCTCTTAATATCAGAGATggggttaaaacaaaatttttcCTCAACATTTTGTCTCTGGCTGAATCCGCTGGAGAGAAACTACTTGCTTTCAGTCAATACATTCTACCTCTAAAATTTTTGGAAAGGCTAATAGTTAAAACCAAGGGTTGGCATTTAGGaaaagaaatttttatgatatctggtGATTCGACTTCTGAGCAAAGAGAGTGGTCGATGGAGCAATTTAACAACTCCCCTGATGCTAAGGTTTTCTTTGGTTCAATCAAGGCTTGTGGGGAAGGCATCTCACTTGTAGGTGCATCTAGAGTTGTGATCTTGGATGTTCACTTTAATCCATCTGTCACCCGCCAAGCTATTGGGCGTGCATTTCGGCCTGGCCAGCTGAAGAAAGTATATATTTACAGGTTAGTTGCAGCTGATTCTCCGGAGGAGGAATTTCATTATACCTCCTTTAGCAAGGAGTTCATCTCAAAGATGTGGTTCGAGTGGAGTGAGTATTGTGGCCATCAGAACTTTGAGTTAGACGAGGTTGATTTGGCTAGCTGTGAAGATTTGTTCTTGGAAAGTCCTATCATAGGAGAAGATATCAAGGCGGTGTACAGAAG GTGA
- the LOC103986954 gene encoding protein CHROMATIN REMODELING 35 isoform X2 → MPSIASRTFQGGGSTSANLSTRQNQMKSGQHGDNLSHDIIDLEVDTMEGAANPVRIPVEQTHDAVGNISLHSSDFESVTWKGKSDAARGPLNTPPVDEDNKEETTVIIVDSDEEDASHQGKTKYDCHPDHEVLEFGASLASQIQKHISRASKLAQEVNLYQLVPYDQGIGRSVCTTNFKPNWQPSVHFEKVVLQTVDEKQRFQDVVDEKNMEMRCERQAAEAPNVVKTLYSNAEMNKENECDGNPKFVSSTAIEDISSGMGSLYEVDKVSSQSDGLEDLWKDMSLAMEYSKIDTSDDQALVQQEEECNHSYLLQDDFGLVCRICGVIQKRIDTIFDFQWTKGSRATRTYLTGPGNSKDLVAHYSGLEVSEDDFIAAELSIHPRHLKQMKPHQLEGFNFLVKNLVTDKPGGCILAHAPGSGKTFMLISFIQSFLAKYPLKKPLVILPKGILPTWKKEFQRWQVEDLPIYDFYSSKADNRSQQLEVLKLWQENKSILFLGYKQFTNIIYDKENSKVSAACREMLLKIPSLLILDEGHTPRNEDTFVLDSLAKVQTPRKVVLSGTLFQNHVREVFNILNLVRPKFLRMETSRVIVKRVLSRIYISGGRKLSKSSVDNAFYDLVEETLQHDENFKRKVTVIRDLRELTKDVLHYYKGDFLEELPGLVDFTVLLNLSAKQRVYVQKLAKFEKFKRTSMGSAVYIHPHLYDTAEKASGDRVAFFNDDKIDSLLESLNIRDGVKTKFFLNILSLAESAGEKLLAFSQYILPLKFLERLIVKTKGWHLGKEIFMISGDSTSEQREWSMEQFNNSPDAKVFFGSIKACGEGISLVGASRVVILDVHFNPSVTRQAIGRAFRPGQLKKVYIYRLVAADSPEEEFHYTSFSKEFISKMWFEWSEYCGHQNFELDEVDLASCEDLFLESPIIGEDIKAVYRR, encoded by the exons ATG CCAAGTATAGCATCTAGAACTTTTCAGGGTGGTGGAAGCACTTCTGCTAATTTATCAACAAGGCAGAATCAGATGAAGTCAGGTCAACATGGTGATAACTTATCTCATGATATAATCGATCTGGAAGTTGATACCATGGAAGGTGCTGCTAACCCTGTCAGAATACCTGTAGAACAGACACATGATGCTGTTGGGAATATCTCACTACATTCCAGTGATTTTGAGTCTGTAACGTGGAAGGGAAAGTCAGATGCTGCACGTGGCCCATTGAATACACCCCCAGTAGATGAAGACAACAAAGAGGAAACCACagtcataattgtagattcagacGAAGAAGATGCAAGCCATCAAGGCAAAACAAAATATGATTGCCACCCTGATCATGAGGTCTTGGAATTTGGAGCGTCACTGGCAAGTCAAATCCAGAAGCACATATCACGAGCCAGCAAGTTAGCACAAGAAGTTAACTTGTATCAACTAGTTCCATATGACCAAGGAATTGGAAGATCAGTGTGTACTACTAATTTTAAACCAAACTGGCAGCCTTCTGTTCATTTTGAAAAGGTGGTCTTACAGACAGTCGATGAGAAGCAGCGTTTTCAAGATGTTGTT GATGAAAAGAATATGGAAATGAGATGTGAGAGACAAGCTGCTGAAGCTCCTAATGTAGTAAAGACTCTGTATTCTAATGCTGAAATGAATAAAGAGAATGAATGTGATGGCAATCCAAAATTTGTTTCCTCTACGGCAATCGAAGATATCTCATCAGGCATGGGAAGCCTTTATGAAGTTGACAAAGTATCATCACAAAGTGATGGTCTGGAAGATCTTTGGAAAGACATGTCATTAGCAATGGAATATTCAAAG ATTGATACATCAGATGATCAAGCACTTGTGCAACAAGAAGAAGAATGTAACCATTCGTACTTGCTCCAAGATGACTTTGGCCTTGTTTGTCGTATTTGTGGAGTTATTCAGAAGAGGATAGATACAATATTTGATTTCCAGTGGACGAAG GGCTCACGTGCAACAAGGACATACTTGACTGGACCAGGGAACTCCAAGGATCTAGTGGCTCACTACTCTGGCCTTGAAGTTTCAGAGGATGATTTTATTGCTGCCGAATTATCTATTCATCCAAGGCATCTGAAGCAAATGAAGCCGCATCAGCTAGAAGGCTTCAATTTCTTGGTTAAGAACTTGGTTACAGATAAACCAGGAGGATGTATTTTGGCTCATGCGCCGGGGTCTGGGAAAACCTTCATGCTTATAAGCTTCATCCAGAGTTTCTTGGCTAAGTATCCATTGAAGAAGCCTTTGGTTAtccttcctaagggtattttgccTACATGGAAGAAAGAGTTCCAACGGTGGCAGGTTGAGGATTTACCCATCTATGATTTCTACTCCTCTAAAGCTGATAACAGATCTCAGCAATTGGAAGTGTTAAAGCTTTGGCAAGAGAATAAAAGCATTCTTTTTTTGGGTTATAAACAATTTACGAATATCATTTATGATAAAGAAAACAGCAAGGTCTCTGCTGCATGTCGGGAAATGCTGCTGAAAATCCCCAGCCTTCTGATATTGGATGAAGGCCACACTCCAAGAAATGAGGACACATTCGTGCTTGATTCACTTGCAAAGGTGCAGACTCCTCGAAAAGTAGTACTTTCAGGAACCCTATTTCAGAATCATGTTAGGGAGGTCTTCAATATTTTGAATCTTGTGCGCCCTAAGTTTTTGAGGATGGAGACTTCCCGAGTCATTGTCAAGCGAGTCCTAAGTAGAATATATATATCAGGAGGTAGAAAGCTCTCTAAGAGTAGTGTGGACAACGCTTTCTATGATTTGGTTGAGGAAACACTGCAGCATGATGAGAATTTCAAAAGAAAAGTTACTGTTATACGAGACCTTCGAGAATTAACCAAGGACGTTCTTCATTATTATAAGGGTGATTTCTTGGAAGAGCTGCCTGGTCTCGTGGATTTCACTGTCCTCTTGAACCTCAGTGCTAAGCAAAGAGTGTATGTTCAAAAACTTGCCAAGTTTGAGAAGTTCAAAAGAACCTCTATGGGTAGTGCTGTCTATATCCATCCTCACTTGTATGACACAGCAGAAAAGGCTTCTGGGGACAGGGTCGCATTTTTCAACGATGATAAGATCGATAGCTTGTTAGAATCTCTTAATATCAGAGATggggttaaaacaaaatttttcCTCAACATTTTGTCTCTGGCTGAATCCGCTGGAGAGAAACTACTTGCTTTCAGTCAATACATTCTACCTCTAAAATTTTTGGAAAGGCTAATAGTTAAAACCAAGGGTTGGCATTTAGGaaaagaaatttttatgatatctggtGATTCGACTTCTGAGCAAAGAGAGTGGTCGATGGAGCAATTTAACAACTCCCCTGATGCTAAGGTTTTCTTTGGTTCAATCAAGGCTTGTGGGGAAGGCATCTCACTTGTAGGTGCATCTAGAGTTGTGATCTTGGATGTTCACTTTAATCCATCTGTCACCCGCCAAGCTATTGGGCGTGCATTTCGGCCTGGCCAGCTGAAGAAAGTATATATTTACAGGTTAGTTGCAGCTGATTCTCCGGAGGAGGAATTTCATTATACCTCCTTTAGCAAGGAGTTCATCTCAAAGATGTGGTTCGAGTGGAGTGAGTATTGTGGCCATCAGAACTTTGAGTTAGACGAGGTTGATTTGGCTAGCTGTGAAGATTTGTTCTTGGAAAGTCCTATCATAGGAGAAGATATCAAGGCGGTGTACAGAAG GTGA
- the LOC103986956 gene encoding tRNA (mnm(5)s(2)U34)-methyltransferase, chloroplastic, with protein MEALTLMSPHFRRFTAPSPLRSLFRRSISLKAQLSTGSSRKSGAKEFPIAGMEDAFMGFITGRKKATEVAHSVWKNIIQKGDTVIDATCGNGYDTLALLAMVAGESGRGCVYGMDIQQEALDNTSALLEISVEENKRKLVKLLKLCHSKMEDIVQNDNSVRLVVFNLGYLPGGDKAILTTPGTTLAALQAAGRVLGSGGLISVMVYVGHPGGRDELESIEGFASGLPVESWSSFKLEMLNRPTGPVLILIFKK; from the exons ATGGAAGCCCTAACCTTAATGTCGCCGCATTTCCGAAGGTTTACCGCCCCATCTCCCCTCCGATCTTTATTTCGTCGAAGCATATCGTTGAAGGCTCAGCTCTCGACGGGTTCCTCACGAAAATCCGGCGCCAAAGAGTTCCCTATCGCCG GAATGGAGGACGCTTTTATGGGTTTTATCACCGGAAGGAAGAAAGCAACGGAGGTAGCTCACTC GGTGTGGAAGAATATCATTCAGAAAGGAGACACTGTAATTGATGCAACATGCGGCAATGGTTATGACACGCTGGCATTGCTCGCAATGGTAGCCGGTGAATCTGGCAGGGGTTGTGTTTATGGAATGGACATTCAGCAAGAAGCATTGGACAACACTTCTGCTTTACTGGAAATATCAGTTGAGGAAAACAAG AGGAAACTAGTGAAGCTCTTGAAGCTTTGTCATAGCAAAATGGAAGATATTGTTCAAAATGACAACTCTGTCAG ACTTGTGGTATTCAATTTGGGCTATCTGCCAGGAGGAGACAAAGCAATTCTTACAACACCAGGAACAACGCTGGCAGCATTGCAGGCTGCTGGTAGGGTACTGGGGTCTGGAGGACTTATCAGCGTCATGGTCTATGTTGGACATCCAGGCGGAAG GGATGAACTGGAGAGCATCGAAGGTTTTGCATCTGGTCTGCCTGTTGAATCCTGGTCAAGCTTTAAATTAGAAATGCTGAATCGACCGACTGGCCCTGTTCTTATTCTTATTTTCAAGaagtga
- the LOC135675785 gene encoding reticulon-like protein B8 isoform X1, with translation MTPSHRNMAEHVERTSENFLNNIMEKIADTVPKQKSVRFFEEQNSVSAQMDRLFGRQNSVHKILGGGKSADVLLWRNNKISSSVLTVATAIWILFEWLNYHFLTLLAFALVIGMLIQFVWSNASRVLNRSPPQVPRLVLPDDLFANVALSLGAQVNHFLRFIQDVSCGGNLKQFLMVVASLGATALIGSWCNFLTIIYIGFVCAHTLPVLYEKNENQVDGFLYKLLGQMQSQYRKLDGSLLSKIPKGNLKFKKNE, from the exons ATGACACCATCACACAGAAACATGGCTGAGCATGTGGAGCGCACATCTGAAAATTTTTTGAACAACATAATGGAAAAGATAGCTGATACTGTACCCAAGCAGAAGTCTGTAAGATTCTTTGAAGAACAAAATTCAGTCTCAGCACAGATGGATAGGTTGTTCGGACGCCAGAACTCTGTTCACAAGATCTTGGGAGGTGGAAAAT CTGCTGATGTGTTGTTATGGCGgaacaataagatatcatcaagtgtCTTGACTGTTGCAACAGCTATCTGGATTCTCTTTGAGTGGTTGAATTATCACTTTTTGACTCTCTTGGCCTTTGCACTTGTCATTGGAATGCTTATTCAGTTTGTTTGGTCAAATGCTTCTAGAGTATTAAACAG ATCTCCACCTCAAGTACCTCGGCTTGTTTTGCCCGATGATCTTTTTGCAAATGTTGCTCTTTCTCTTGGTGCCCAAGTTAATCATTTTTTGCGATTCATTCAAGATGTTTCATGTGGAGGAAACTTGAAACAGTTTCTTATG GTTGTAGCAAGCCTGGGGGCTACTGCTTTGATCGGAAGTTGGTGCAATTTTCTCACCATCATTTATATTG GGTTTGTCTGTGCTCACACACTGCCTGTGCTTTATGAGAAAAATGAAAACCAAGTTGATGGCTTCCTTTACAAGCTCTTGGGGCAGATGCAGAGCCAGTATCGCAAGCTGGATGGGAGTCTACTAAGCAAGATTCCAAAGGGAAATCTCAAGTTTAAGAAGAATGAATAG
- the LOC135675785 gene encoding reticulon-like protein B8 isoform X2 yields the protein MTPSHRNMAEHVERTSENFLNNIMEKIADTVPKQKSVRFFEEQNSVSAQMDRLFGRQNSVHKILGGGKSADVLLWRNNKISSSVLTVATAIWILFEWLNYHFLTLLAFALVIGMLIQFVWSNASRVLNRSPPQVPRLVLPDDLFANVALSLGAQVNHFLRFIQDVSCGGNLKQFLMGLSVLTHCLCFMRKMKTKLMASFTSSWGRCRASIASWMGVY from the exons ATGACACCATCACACAGAAACATGGCTGAGCATGTGGAGCGCACATCTGAAAATTTTTTGAACAACATAATGGAAAAGATAGCTGATACTGTACCCAAGCAGAAGTCTGTAAGATTCTTTGAAGAACAAAATTCAGTCTCAGCACAGATGGATAGGTTGTTCGGACGCCAGAACTCTGTTCACAAGATCTTGGGAGGTGGAAAAT CTGCTGATGTGTTGTTATGGCGgaacaataagatatcatcaagtgtCTTGACTGTTGCAACAGCTATCTGGATTCTCTTTGAGTGGTTGAATTATCACTTTTTGACTCTCTTGGCCTTTGCACTTGTCATTGGAATGCTTATTCAGTTTGTTTGGTCAAATGCTTCTAGAGTATTAAACAG ATCTCCACCTCAAGTACCTCGGCTTGTTTTGCCCGATGATCTTTTTGCAAATGTTGCTCTTTCTCTTGGTGCCCAAGTTAATCATTTTTTGCGATTCATTCAAGATGTTTCATGTGGAGGAAACTTGAAACAGTTTCTTATG GGTTTGTCTGTGCTCACACACTGCCTGTGCTTTATGAGAAAAATGAAAACCAAGTTGATGGCTTCCTTTACAAGCTCTTGGGGCAGATGCAGAGCCAGTATCGCAAGCTGGATGGGAGTCTACTAA
- the LOC135675786 gene encoding early nodulin-93-like → MGSVTQAALDQKLAMAKRCSHEGAMAGAKAAVVASVAAAIPTLASVRMLPWARSNLNPTAQALIISTAAGAAYFIVADKTVLASARKNSFKNSYQGNSD, encoded by the exons ATGGGTTCCGTCACTCAGGCCGCTCTGGATCAGAAGCTGGCCATGGCCAAGCGCTGTTCCCATG AGGGAGCCATGGCGGGAGCAAAGGCGGCCGTCGTCGCAAGTGTTGCAGCTGCCATCCCGACG TTGGCTAGCGTTAGGATGCTGCCATGGGCGAGGTCCAACCTCAATCCTACTGCTCAAGCCCTCATCATCTCCACAG CCGCGGGAGCGGCCTACTTCATAGTCGCCGACAAGACGGTGCTGGCATCGGCCAGGAAGAACTCCTTCAAGAACAGTTACCAAGGCAACTCTGACTGA
- the LOC135675787 gene encoding early nodulin-93-like: MHLTTRTLPYLVTFFPSQSFCSCNLAGRMSSVTRAALDQKLAMAKRCAHEGVMAGAKAAVVASVAAAIPTLASVRMLPWARANLNPTAQALIISTVAGAAYFIVADKTVLATARRNSFQNTHQVNTHIPKN, encoded by the exons ATGCATCTCACTACTCGAACCCTTCCCTACCTCGTTACCTTCTTCCCCTCACAGTCGTTCTGCTCTTGCAACTTAGCAGGAAGGATGAGTTCAGTCACTCGTGCCGCTCTGGATCAGAAGTTGGCCATGGCCAAGCGCTGTGCCCATG AGGGAGTCATGGCGGGGGCAAAGGCGGCCGTCGTCGCAAGTGTTGCAGCTGCTATCCCCACA TTGGCTAGCGTTAGGATGCTGCCATGGGCGAGGGCCAACCTCAATCCTACTGCTCAAGCCCTCATCATCTCCACAG TCGCAGGAGCAGCCTACTTCATAGTTGCGGACAAGACGGTGTTGGCCACTGCCAGGAGGAACTCCTTTCAGAACACTCACCAAGTGAACACTCATATCCCCAAGAACTAA